From the genome of Salmonella enterica subsp. houtenae serovar Houten:
GTTTAACCGGACGCAGTTCGCTGACGGTATCCGCAAGATCAAGAATATCCCGGTGACAGCCGCGACCAGTAATGATCACCGTCTGGTGACCAGGGCGCGCGTTTAGCGCGCTCATGACCTCTTCCAGCGGTAAATAGTCGTACGCCACCATATAGGTCAGCTCATCCAGTACCACCATATCAAGCAGCGGATCGGCCAGCATCCGTTTCCCATGCTGCCAAACGGCCATACATGCTGCAGTGTCTGCCTCGCGATTTTGCGTCTCCCAGGTAAATCCCGTCGCCATTACCTGAAATTCGACGCCATGCGGCTCCAGCAGATTACGCTCGCCGTTGGGCCAGGAGCCCTTAATAAATTGCACCGCGCCTACGCTTTTACCGTGTCCTACGGCGCGGGCGGCAGTCCCGAAAGCCGCCGTGGTTTTGCCCTTACCGTTGCCAGTAAACACGATAATAATACCGCGCTCTTCCTGTGCCTGGGCGACACGGGCGTCAACCCGATCTTTTACCTTCTGCTGGCGCTGCTGATAACGTTCATCACTCATTGGGCGATTCCTGGTTTACGGCCTGGTTGGGCGTCAAAGGTCATACCGGTCTTACGGCGACTGTCGTCGCCCATGAGCCACAGGTAAAGCGGCATAATATCGGCAGGCGTTTTTAATTTCTGTGGATCTTCCGTCGGAAAGGCGCTGGCGCGCATACTGGTGCGTGTGCCGCCTGGGTTAATGCAGTTAACGCGCAGAGAACGGTTCTGATATTCGTCCGCCAGCACCTGCATCATTCCTTCTGTAGCAAACTTCGAGGTGGCATAGGCGCCCCAGTTGGCGCGCCCCTGACGGCCAACGCTTGACGACGTAAAGACCAGTGAGCCGGCATCGGATTTCAGTAATAACGGTAACAGCGCCTGGG
Proteins encoded in this window:
- the btuR gene encoding COB(I) alamin adenosyltransferase, with the translated sequence MSDERYQQRQQKVKDRVDARVAQAQEERGIIIVFTGNGKGKTTAAFGTAARAVGHGKSVGAVQFIKGSWPNGERNLLEPHGVEFQVMATGFTWETQNREADTAACMAVWQHGKRMLADPLLDMVVLDELTYMVAYDYLPLEEVMSALNARPGHQTVIITGRGCHRDILDLADTVSELRPVKHAFDAGVKAQIGIDY